In Candidatus Marinimicrobia bacterium CG08_land_8_20_14_0_20_45_22, a single genomic region encodes these proteins:
- a CDS encoding TonB-dependent receptor yields MRKSLLEVMFLMMLIPVLVFAQNGVIEGRVTDRATSEGIVGANVVVEGTELGAATDEEGIFTISNVPAGKAKFFVSVIGYRKVTREVSVTAGKTIKIDVQLESETLELGALEVLASRATRSTPVAYTNVEKLDMELKLGSRDIPMALTTTPSVYATEQGGGAGDARVNVRGFNQRNVSIMINGVPVNDMENGWVYWSNWDGVADATSSIQMQRGLSAVNLAAPSIGGTMNILTDPTKMKRGGMVKQEFGSGDFLKTTVNYNSGLIADKFAVNGTVVRKTGEGVIDGTWTDAWAYYFGLSYAVNKNNRLELFALGAPQRHGQMRYAQNIAAYSHDLAKDTFDKSVLDADADANGVADVFDKFPEVGREYNENWYKISSDYKGKQYFYMYGDETVDRQYSGYMNEIENYFHKPQVNLNWYLTLNEKTRLSSIFYYSGGSGGGSGTFGDLLKVPSGVGTEYPSQIMDWDATIAMNEDIVNSKGKAKPAGEAVGFLRNSVNQQWTIGAISKLNYDFSKAMKVQFGLDWRTASIDHFREVRDLLGGDYAINGQYDKYASDVEKRYKKFYNEFDSVYVNNVFDLDATLTKATRELAGKIYYNNTNTIDWLGFFAQGEYKKNLFSLYAMGGFSMIKYSLVDHFKKEANHQASYVEATDNGELKIVSDWISAIQFKSGGLYKLSENMDVFANFGYVEKVPILDNVIDDVEIALAPDPTNEKFISTELGWNGRALADKLAIKINAYNTMWKDRNVVKAVTSGAGTSGDTDLIFLTGMNQTHRGFELEVAYQPVSLVRFDGAVSIGKFQYTDDAEGTYKDVEADTTAKYTYAIKDLMVGDSPQSIYSFTTTVYPIRGLTVQATVNYYDRYWAEWDPTSRIIGIDGIADREQSWQVPAYSNIDAHISYNIPVSFVGVHFQVFCHIFNLMDALYIQDAIDNSLYNAYGTKAHQADDAEVFVNAPRRINFGLNMSF; encoded by the coding sequence ATGCGGAAGAGTCTTTTGGAAGTAATGTTTTTAATGATGTTGATCCCTGTTTTGGTTTTTGCGCAGAACGGTGTCATCGAAGGGAGAGTCACTGACCGTGCGACCAGTGAAGGCATCGTTGGTGCGAATGTAGTTGTCGAAGGCACGGAATTGGGAGCGGCAACAGATGAGGAAGGGATTTTCACCATTTCCAACGTTCCAGCTGGGAAAGCGAAATTTTTTGTATCGGTAATCGGCTACCGCAAAGTCACAAGAGAAGTCTCGGTAACTGCGGGAAAGACGATCAAAATTGATGTGCAGTTGGAAAGTGAAACTCTGGAACTGGGCGCTTTGGAAGTTCTTGCATCCAGAGCGACACGTTCAACGCCGGTTGCTTACACAAACGTTGAGAAACTGGATATGGAGTTAAAACTTGGTTCGAGAGATATCCCGATGGCGCTCACGACAACACCCAGTGTCTATGCAACGGAACAAGGCGGCGGCGCTGGCGATGCGCGCGTGAATGTTCGCGGTTTCAATCAGCGTAACGTTTCTATCATGATCAATGGCGTTCCGGTCAATGATATGGAAAACGGATGGGTTTATTGGTCGAACTGGGACGGCGTTGCAGATGCGACCTCATCGATCCAGATGCAACGCGGTCTGTCGGCTGTTAATCTTGCGGCTCCGTCAATCGGCGGGACAATGAATATACTGACCGATCCGACGAAAATGAAACGCGGCGGGATGGTCAAGCAAGAATTCGGCAGTGGCGACTTTCTGAAAACGACGGTGAATTATAATTCCGGTCTGATTGCCGATAAGTTTGCGGTAAATGGAACTGTCGTTCGTAAAACAGGTGAGGGCGTTATCGATGGAACATGGACGGACGCCTGGGCATATTATTTCGGTTTGAGTTATGCCGTCAATAAGAATAACCGGCTAGAATTATTTGCTCTGGGCGCTCCTCAGCGACATGGTCAAATGAGATACGCACAGAATATTGCCGCGTACTCTCATGACTTGGCAAAAGACACTTTTGATAAATCGGTTTTAGACGCCGATGCCGATGCGAACGGTGTCGCCGATGTTTTTGATAAGTTTCCGGAAGTAGGTCGCGAATACAACGAAAACTGGTACAAAATCAGCAGTGATTACAAAGGAAAACAGTATTTTTACATGTATGGTGATGAGACCGTAGATCGTCAGTATTCGGGCTATATGAATGAGATCGAAAACTATTTTCACAAACCACAGGTTAATTTAAACTGGTATCTGACTCTCAATGAAAAGACACGGCTATCTTCGATATTCTACTACTCTGGCGGCTCCGGCGGCGGCTCAGGAACGTTTGGCGACCTACTAAAGGTTCCTTCTGGCGTTGGAACGGAGTATCCTTCCCAGATCATGGATTGGGATGCCACAATTGCCATGAATGAAGATATTGTAAATAGTAAAGGAAAAGCCAAACCGGCAGGTGAGGCGGTAGGGTTCCTCCGCAATAGCGTGAATCAGCAATGGACGATTGGTGCGATTTCCAAATTGAATTACGATTTCAGCAAGGCAATGAAAGTTCAATTTGGCCTAGATTGGCGGACGGCTTCTATAGATCATTTCAGAGAAGTGCGCGACTTGTTGGGTGGAGATTATGCCATCAATGGTCAATATGATAAGTATGCCTCTGATGTCGAGAAACGTTATAAGAAATTTTATAATGAATTTGATAGCGTATATGTGAATAATGTTTTTGATCTCGATGCCACTCTTACGAAAGCGACTCGGGAATTAGCTGGAAAGATTTATTATAATAATACGAATACGATTGACTGGCTCGGTTTTTTTGCGCAGGGCGAATATAAAAAGAACCTGTTCTCTTTGTATGCTATGGGCGGCTTCTCGATGATTAAATACAGTTTAGTCGATCACTTCAAGAAAGAGGCAAATCATCAAGCTTCTTATGTAGAAGCTACAGACAATGGCGAACTGAAAATCGTTTCGGATTGGATTAGCGCCATCCAATTTAAATCTGGTGGTTTGTACAAACTCTCTGAAAATATGGATGTTTTCGCCAATTTCGGTTATGTCGAAAAAGTTCCAATTCTGGATAATGTCATCGACGATGTTGAGATTGCTCTCGCTCCGGACCCAACTAACGAGAAATTCATTAGCACAGAATTGGGCTGGAATGGTCGCGCGTTGGCAGACAAATTAGCCATAAAGATCAATGCTTACAACACGATGTGGAAAGACCGTAATGTAGTCAAAGCGGTTACATCCGGCGCGGGTACTAGCGGTGACACTGATTTGATCTTCCTGACCGGAATGAATCAAACACATCGCGGCTTTGAGTTGGAAGTTGCCTATCAGCCGGTTTCTTTGGTACGTTTTGACGGTGCGGTTTCCATCGGCAAATTCCAGTACACGGACGACGCCGAAGGAACTTATAAAGATGTCGAAGCTGATACAACTGCGAAATACACTTATGCGATCAAAGACCTGATGGTCGGTGATTCTCCGCAGTCTATTTATTCGTTCACTACAACCGTATATCCGATTCGCGGACTGACGGTTCAGGCGACGGTAAATTATTATGATCGTTACTGGGCGGAATGGGATCCCACCAGCCGGATCATCGGCATAGATGGTATCGCGGATCGCGAACAAAGCTGGCAGGTTCCCGCTTACTCG
- the dprA gene encoding DNA-protecting protein DprA — protein MEMENKRILLKLLSVNGLGSRRIVNLHTHFPNLEDVFGSTVRELCKIPLIDTVIAQRILHELDETFADRQMKILSQNPYKMTTIFDSDYPVRLLNIYDPPTVLFHFGDFSERDADSIAIVGTRQPSVYGRQVTALLAKELVSQNITVVSGFARGVDTEAHKTVIASGGRTIAVLGNGIDVIYPSENRNLRNQLVDNGVYCSEFPLETKPDAVNFPRRNRIISGLCLGTIVIEAGEKSGALLTAYYSLDQNREVFAVPGRITDEKSIGTNRLIQRGAKLVTNIDDVLSEIESIRKFSTAPKQMEMHFFLEGEEKRVYESLTSEPMHIDAISEKIGKLSYEALTTLLALEIKGAVRQVAGKNFVRVG, from the coding sequence ATGGAAATGGAAAATAAACGGATATTACTGAAACTTCTTTCGGTTAACGGACTCGGTTCGCGGCGAATCGTAAATCTTCACACGCATTTCCCAAATCTGGAAGACGTTTTCGGTTCGACGGTTCGGGAACTGTGCAAAATTCCGCTGATTGATACTGTTATCGCTCAACGGATTTTACATGAATTAGACGAGACTTTTGCTGACCGGCAGATGAAAATATTGAGTCAGAATCCGTATAAAATGACGACGATTTTCGATTCGGATTATCCAGTGAGATTACTGAATATCTACGACCCGCCTACGGTATTGTTTCATTTTGGAGATTTTTCGGAAAGAGATGCCGATTCGATTGCGATTGTCGGAACGCGTCAGCCGTCAGTTTATGGGAGACAAGTGACAGCATTACTCGCCAAAGAATTGGTCAGCCAAAATATCACTGTTGTCAGCGGATTCGCGCGTGGCGTCGATACGGAAGCGCATAAAACAGTCATCGCATCCGGAGGGAGAACGATTGCCGTACTTGGAAACGGAATCGACGTCATCTATCCATCTGAAAATAGAAATCTGCGCAATCAATTGGTCGATAATGGAGTTTACTGTTCTGAATTTCCGCTTGAAACGAAACCGGACGCGGTCAATTTCCCCAGACGAAACCGTATCATTTCTGGTTTATGTCTGGGAACTATTGTGATTGAAGCCGGAGAGAAAAGCGGGGCACTGTTAACGGCATATTATTCGCTTGATCAGAATCGTGAAGTCTTTGCCGTTCCGGGAAGAATCACAGATGAAAAGAGTATCGGGACCAATCGTTTAATACAAAGAGGCGCCAAACTTGTGACCAACATTGACGATGTTTTATCTGAAATTGAATCTATTCGGAAATTTTCAACGGCTCCAAAACAAATGGAGATGCACTTTTTCTTGGAAGGAGAAGAAAAGCGAGTTTATGAATCTCTTACGTCAGAGCCGATGCATATAGACGCTATTTCGGAAAAAATCGGTAAACTGTCCTACGAAGCGCTTACCACTTTATTGGCGCTGGAAATTAAAGGAGCGGTGCGGCAGGTTGCCGGGAAAAATTTTGTGAGAGTAGGTTAA
- a CDS encoding GTPase ObgE, whose amino-acid sequence MFVDYTKVLVKSGKGGKGSVSFRHEKYIPKGGPNGGDGGVGGDVIVKVESNLYTLQDVKYRKSYRAHDGQQGMGALKSGSYADSVVIPVPIGTLITDEKTGEIIADLIEDGQSVIVAKGGKGGKGNAHFATSTNRTPRYAQPGLPGEEKTLSLELKILSDVGLVGLPNVGKSTLISKLTAARPKIADYPFTTLVPNLGIVKYGNYRSFVMADVPGLIEGAHLGKGLGHRFLRHLERTRVLAFLIEVTDPHPDKTYQLLNSELIQHYPEFKNRSRLILLTKSDILEVPSKKRKIGGVNVIPISAVSGYGLGTFVDKAVQILDGNGK is encoded by the coding sequence ATGTTTGTTGATTACACAAAAGTTTTGGTCAAATCTGGAAAAGGCGGGAAAGGAAGCGTTTCTTTCCGTCACGAAAAATACATTCCAAAAGGCGGCCCAAATGGTGGCGATGGCGGCGTAGGCGGCGATGTTATCGTCAAGGTAGAATCGAATCTTTATACATTACAAGATGTCAAATATCGAAAAAGTTATCGTGCGCATGACGGTCAACAAGGAATGGGCGCTTTGAAAAGCGGTTCGTACGCTGATTCTGTTGTAATTCCAGTTCCAATCGGAACGCTGATTACGGACGAAAAGACCGGGGAAATCATCGCCGATCTTATAGAAGATGGACAAAGCGTCATTGTCGCCAAAGGTGGCAAAGGTGGAAAAGGCAACGCACATTTTGCAACATCGACGAACCGTACGCCGCGTTATGCGCAACCCGGGCTTCCCGGCGAAGAGAAAACTTTGAGTCTGGAATTAAAAATACTTTCAGACGTTGGCTTGGTTGGATTGCCAAATGTCGGAAAATCTACATTGATCTCTAAATTGACGGCGGCTCGTCCCAAAATCGCCGATTATCCATTTACAACGCTGGTTCCTAATCTTGGCATCGTGAAATATGGGAATTATAGAAGTTTCGTCATGGCGGACGTGCCGGGATTGATCGAGGGCGCGCATCTTGGAAAAGGACTTGGACATAGATTTTTAAGACATTTGGAAAGGACGAGAGTGCTTGCGTTTTTAATCGAAGTGACCGATCCGCATCCCGATAAAACCTATCAGTTGCTCAATAGCGAATTGATTCAACATTATCCTGAATTTAAAAATCGCAGTCGTCTTATTTTATTGACAAAATCGGACATTCTGGAAGTTCCTTCCAAAAAACGAAAAATCGGCGGGGTCAATGTTATACCGATTTCAGCTGTAAGTGGTTATGGGTTGGGAACATTTGTCGATAAAGCCGTTCAAATATTAGATGGAAATGGAAAATAA
- a CDS encoding molecular chaperone HtpG, producing MTKNSESAPTTYEFKAELKQLLNIIVHSLYTQPEIFLRELISNASDALNKVRFMQVTSQPVLDSDAELKITIAVDEKRKWFTIEDTGIGMTHDELVQNIGTVASSGTLKFMEELQKNGKVPDNDLIGKFGVGFYSVFIVTDEVIVETRHANLESKGYRWKSDGKGTFTIEEIDRKERGTKITFTLKDEYKEFAEEYRIKSIIQKYSNFVNFPIQIGKEKVNKLDALWRRSKDDIKEEELVEFYKFIASDWEPPLGHLQVSIEGAVNFKALLFIGTRKPENFLTDIREKTLHLYANRVFIQDDAIDLLPEYLRFVKGVVDTEDLPLNISRQVTQQSPAMEKIRNVLTSRILQMLDEWAKNDQGKYEKFFKTFGMYFKAGVGMDFTNKEKIVKLLRFESTTQPKGELVSLDEYVARMRPEQKEIYYILGENREIVDKNPNLEYFRKHDIEVLFMIDPMDVFILPQLDEFDKKKIKSIDKADIDLKEKPSENPEDSLAESSLNSLIAVFKETLGEKVADIVASKRLVNSPATLVLGKDSIDQQTEKMMKLMNMEVPAHKKIMEINPNHPLIRNLSRLNFGNSNDPILRNTIVHLYESAQLLDGNLADPGEYLRRMNELLVQATK from the coding sequence ATGACAAAAAATTCTGAATCCGCACCGACAACCTACGAGTTCAAAGCGGAATTAAAACAACTTCTAAATATTATCGTGCATTCGCTTTATACGCAACCCGAAATATTTCTTCGGGAACTGATTTCAAATGCTTCGGATGCGCTGAATAAAGTTCGATTTATGCAGGTTACAAGCCAACCGGTTTTGGACTCTGATGCCGAGTTAAAGATCACTATTGCGGTTGATGAAAAAAGGAAATGGTTCACCATCGAAGATACCGGAATCGGAATGACTCATGATGAATTGGTTCAGAATATAGGAACTGTCGCCAGCTCCGGTACACTGAAATTCATGGAAGAACTTCAGAAAAATGGTAAAGTACCGGATAACGATTTGATTGGCAAGTTTGGAGTTGGATTCTATTCGGTTTTTATTGTAACCGATGAGGTGATCGTGGAAACGCGACACGCGAATTTAGAATCGAAAGGTTATCGCTGGAAGTCAGACGGTAAAGGAACATTCACAATCGAAGAAATCGATCGAAAAGAACGCGGCACGAAAATTACCTTCACTCTGAAAGATGAATATAAGGAATTTGCCGAAGAGTATCGTATAAAATCCATCATTCAGAAATATTCTAATTTTGTAAACTTTCCCATCCAAATCGGCAAGGAAAAAGTCAACAAACTGGATGCGTTATGGCGTAGATCGAAGGATGATATTAAAGAAGAAGAACTCGTCGAATTTTATAAATTCATTGCGAGCGATTGGGAACCGCCGCTGGGACATTTACAAGTTTCCATCGAGGGAGCAGTAAACTTCAAGGCATTGTTATTTATCGGAACGCGGAAGCCGGAAAATTTTCTTACAGATATTCGTGAAAAAACACTTCACCTCTATGCGAATCGCGTTTTCATTCAAGATGATGCAATCGATCTTTTGCCCGAATATCTTCGGTTCGTAAAAGGCGTCGTCGATACGGAAGATTTGCCGTTGAACATTTCCCGTCAGGTCACTCAGCAGAGTCCGGCGATGGAGAAAATCCGAAATGTTCTGACTTCGCGAATTCTCCAAATGCTGGATGAATGGGCAAAGAATGATCAGGGGAAATATGAAAAATTCTTCAAGACATTCGGAATGTATTTTAAAGCCGGTGTCGGAATGGATTTTACGAATAAAGAGAAAATAGTCAAACTTCTACGGTTTGAATCGACGACCCAACCAAAAGGCGAATTGGTTTCATTAGACGAATATGTCGCAAGGATGAGACCGGAACAGAAGGAGATTTACTATATTTTAGGCGAGAATCGCGAAATAGTCGATAAGAACCCTAATCTAGAATATTTTCGGAAACATGACATTGAGGTCTTATTTATGATCGATCCGATGGATGTTTTCATCCTCCCGCAATTGGATGAATTTGATAAAAAGAAAATTAAATCCATCGATAAAGCGGACATCGATCTGAAAGAAAAACCATCCGAAAATCCAGAAGATTCTCTTGCCGAAAGTTCGCTGAATTCGCTGATTGCGGTTTTTAAAGAAACATTGGGGGAGAAAGTGGCAGACATCGTTGCCTCAAAAAGATTGGTAAATTCTCCAGCTACATTGGTTTTGGGTAAGGACAGTATCGACCAGCAGACCGAAAAGATGATGAAATTGATGAATATGGAAGTTCCGGCTCACAAAAAAATTATGGAAATCAATCCCAATCATCCGCTTATTCGGAATTTGTCTCGTCTGAACTTTGGAAATAGTAATGATCCGATTTTACGGAATACAATCGTTCATTTGTATGAATCTGCACAACTTTTAGATGGGAATTTGGCTGATCCCGGCGAATATCTGCGGCGAATGAACGAACTCTTGGTTCAAGCGACGAAGTGA
- a CDS encoding response regulator codes for MAKILIVDDDQDFVSAVTLILESAGYDVEVAHTRQEGLVAFDVYKPDLVLLDVMMQDPDDGFVLAQDMKKQDSNIPIVMLTSVGKVTGMSFDKDSEMVPVDDFEQKPIMPNRLLAKVKEHLFK; via the coding sequence ATGGCAAAAATCTTAATAGTTGACGATGATCAGGATTTCGTATCGGCTGTCACTTTAATCTTGGAAAGCGCTGGCTACGACGTTGAAGTCGCGCATACGCGCCAAGAAGGACTTGTAGCGTTTGATGTATACAAACCGGATTTGGTACTGCTGGACGTCATGATGCAAGACCCGGACGACGGATTTGTCCTTGCTCAAGATATGAAAAAGCAGGATTCAAATATTCCAATCGTGATGTTGACCAGCGTCGGAAAAGTGACCGGAATGTCTTTTGATAAAGATTCAGAGATGGTTCCAGTGGACGATTTCGAGCAAAAACCAATCATGCCGAACCGATTACTCGCCAAAGTCAAAGAACATCTCTTTAAATAA
- a CDS encoding NADH-quinone oxidoreductase subunit NuoE, with protein MQIIDRQKVNHEIECLREKYGQDRSALIPILQELQEIYGYLPYIVMQETAHSLGIHPSEVEGVASFYSFLRTKEKQGKYVIRLCQTISCNLAKKVNVARQFENELGIKFGQTTNDGMFTLEYTNCLGMCDQGPALMINDRLFSKVTPEKASAIIADCRRDFLKSEFPKVVPSDVQKSGPILNHGLQPSESLKTALTMSRSAIISIIRESNLKGRGGAGFPTSIKWQLAGAAIDDKKYVVCNADEGEPGTFKDRYLLYDHIEIMLDGMAIAAYAIGAQKGFIYLRGEYKYMKKYLEEKIENRRKTNLLGKDILGKDKFNFDIEIRMGAGAYVCGEETALIESLEGYRGEPRNRPPFPVDTGFQKHPTIVNNVETFIDAAIIISKGAKWFLEHGTARSSGTKIFSVSGNCERPGIYELPFGIMISQLLKEVGGENAKAVQVGGASGKCLARKDFNRSIAFEDIASGGSIIVFGPDTDMLAVAKNFMEFFVEESCGQCTPCREGNVKLLDGIEKLEKGICSVTYLNELMKLDETIQLASKCGLGQSSPNAFLSIMENFKSEILGRVPEIN; from the coding sequence ATGCAAATTATCGATCGTCAGAAAGTAAACCATGAAATTGAATGCCTAAGGGAAAAGTATGGGCAAGACCGCTCGGCTCTTATTCCCATTTTACAAGAACTTCAGGAAATCTACGGCTATCTCCCTTACATCGTTATGCAAGAAACCGCTCATTCTCTCGGAATTCATCCGTCGGAAGTTGAAGGCGTCGCCTCTTTTTATAGTTTCTTGAGAACAAAGGAAAAACAGGGGAAATATGTCATCCGTCTCTGTCAAACAATTTCTTGTAATTTAGCCAAAAAGGTCAACGTCGCTCGTCAATTTGAAAACGAACTTGGAATCAAATTCGGGCAAACGACCAACGACGGCATGTTTACATTAGAATATACCAACTGTCTCGGAATGTGCGATCAGGGACCGGCTTTGATGATCAATGACCGCCTATTCTCGAAAGTCACCCCGGAAAAAGCCTCTGCCATCATTGCCGATTGCCGACGCGATTTCCTTAAATCTGAATTTCCCAAAGTCGTTCCGTCTGATGTTCAAAAAAGCGGCCCAATATTGAACCATGGACTTCAACCCAGTGAATCTTTGAAAACTGCTTTGACAATGAGTCGTTCGGCAATCATCTCAATCATTCGCGAATCAAATTTGAAAGGTCGCGGCGGCGCAGGATTTCCGACTTCGATCAAATGGCAATTAGCCGGTGCGGCTATCGATGACAAAAAATACGTCGTCTGCAACGCTGACGAAGGCGAACCTGGCACATTCAAAGACCGCTATTTGCTGTATGATCACATTGAAATCATGCTGGACGGCATGGCCATTGCCGCATACGCCATTGGCGCGCAGAAAGGTTTTATTTATCTCCGTGGCGAATATAAATACATGAAAAAATATCTAGAGGAAAAAATTGAAAACCGACGCAAGACTAACTTGCTTGGTAAAGATATTCTTGGAAAAGATAAATTTAATTTTGATATCGAAATCCGCATGGGCGCCGGCGCTTATGTTTGCGGCGAAGAAACCGCACTCATCGAATCCTTAGAAGGTTATCGCGGCGAACCGAGAAACCGTCCGCCCTTTCCTGTGGACACTGGTTTTCAAAAACATCCGACAATCGTTAATAATGTTGAAACATTTATTGACGCGGCTATCATCATTTCCAAAGGTGCAAAATGGTTTCTCGAACACGGAACGGCAAGGTCCAGCGGAACAAAAATATTCAGCGTTTCTGGCAATTGTGAGCGTCCCGGAATTTATGAATTGCCGTTTGGCATCATGATTTCGCAACTATTAAAAGAAGTTGGCGGCGAGAACGCAAAAGCCGTACAAGTTGGCGGTGCTTCGGGGAAATGTTTAGCAAGGAAAGATTTCAATCGATCAATCGCTTTCGAAGACATTGCCTCCGGCGGTTCCATCATCGTTTTTGGTCCGGATACGGACATGCTGGCAGTCGCAAAAAATTTCATGGAGTTTTTCGTTGAGGAATCTTGCGGACAATGCACACCGTGTCGCGAAGGAAACGTCAAACTCTTGGATGGGATCGAAAAACTCGAAAAAGGCATTTGTTCGGTCACTTACCTGAATGAACTGATGAAATTGGACGAAACCATTCAGTTGGCATCCAAATGCGGTCTCGGACAATCCAGTCCTAATGCCTTCCTTTCAATTATGGAAAATTTTAAATCCGAAATTCTTGGTCGCGTTCCGGAAATAAATTAA
- a CDS encoding hydrogenase → MKTPENMESIGALIKITIDGIDVKVPMGTTILQAARSIGIRIPTLCYHEDLCISGVCRICVVEIEGQRTLQSSCSYPISQPLVIHTHTRKVRQARRHILDLLLSKHYGECYTCVCNNNCELQELAREYGVDFYRFGHVDKPTYGRDNSSYAIIRDMDKCILCRRCVRTCIDLQEVGVYEAFNRGTETHIGTFMENPMAEQICINCGQCINRCPTGALHANDPSDAIWAAIDDPTKHVVIQTAPAPRSAICECFGLEPGIPLTREMNTAMRYCGFDKVFDTNFAADLTILEEGTELIKRLYKSLVTKEQVALPQFTSCSPGWVKYIEHFYPEMLDHVSSAKSPQQMFGAVIKTYYAKMYNIDPADIVTVALMPCTAKKFECNRPEMNDSGFKDIDYGLTTRELAQMFKEAGIDLPNMAKSEFDDPFGEETGSGVIFGATGGVMESAIRTVYDLVTGEKIEDLFEKANVIPVRGFEGIKYAELPITKVGPVPEILAHLIPNWDWLKGVTLKVAVAHGTANAKKILENIKAGGKFSECQFIEFMACPGGCLGGGGMPIPTDEKIRAARAKAIYMEDERSSVRKSYENPAILRIYKEFLTDGPCGHLSHHLLHTSYTPRGKNLI, encoded by the coding sequence ATGAAAACTCCGGAAAATATGGAATCTATCGGCGCTCTGATTAAAATCACTATCGACGGAATAGACGTCAAAGTTCCCATGGGAACTACAATACTTCAGGCGGCTCGAAGTATCGGAATCCGCATTCCGACGCTTTGCTATCATGAAGACTTATGTATTAGCGGCGTCTGCCGAATCTGCGTCGTCGAAATTGAAGGACAACGCACACTTCAGTCGTCTTGCAGTTACCCAATCTCCCAGCCATTAGTCATTCATACACACACGCGAAAAGTGCGTCAGGCAAGACGACACATTCTTGACCTCTTGCTTTCCAAACATTATGGAGAATGTTATACATGCGTTTGTAACAACAACTGCGAACTTCAAGAGTTGGCGAGAGAGTACGGCGTCGATTTCTACCGCTTCGGACATGTCGATAAACCGACCTATGGACGTGACAATTCCAGTTACGCAATCATCCGCGACATGGATAAATGTATTCTATGCCGTCGTTGTGTACGCACTTGCATTGATCTTCAGGAAGTCGGCGTTTACGAGGCTTTCAATCGAGGCACTGAAACGCACATCGGAACGTTTATGGAAAATCCAATGGCGGAACAGATTTGCATCAATTGCGGACAATGCATTAATCGTTGTCCAACCGGCGCGCTTCATGCTAATGATCCATCCGATGCGATTTGGGCGGCGATCGACGACCCAACAAAACATGTCGTCATTCAAACTGCTCCTGCACCGCGTTCGGCTATTTGTGAATGCTTCGGGCTTGAACCGGGAATCCCATTGACGCGCGAAATGAACACAGCCATGCGTTATTGTGGATTCGATAAAGTTTTCGACACGAATTTCGCAGCTGATTTGACAATTCTCGAAGAAGGCACGGAACTCATCAAAAGGCTATATAAATCCTTAGTCACCAAGGAACAAGTAGCTCTCCCACAGTTTACTTCCTGCTCTCCGGGATGGGTGAAATACATTGAACATTTTTATCCAGAAATGTTAGACCATGTCTCCTCAGCCAAGAGCCCGCAACAAATGTTCGGCGCCGTCATTAAAACTTACTATGCGAAAATGTACAACATCGATCCAGCAGACATTGTAACGGTCGCCTTGATGCCATGCACAGCGAAAAAGTTTGAATGCAATCGTCCGGAAATGAACGACTCAGGTTTCAAAGATATTGACTACGGTTTGACAACGCGCGAATTGGCGCAGATGTTTAAGGAAGCCGGTATCGATCTCCCCAATATGGCAAAATCCGAATTTGACGATCCGTTTGGTGAAGAAACAGGTTCGGGCGTCATTTTCGGAGCGACTGGCGGTGTGATGGAATCCGCGATCCGCACGGTTTATGATCTGGTTACCGGCGAGAAAATCGAAGATTTGTTTGAAAAGGCAAACGTTATTCCTGTTCGTGGATTTGAAGGAATCAAGTATGCCGAACTACCGATAACCAAAGTCGGTCCAGTCCCGGAAATTCTGGCGCATTTAATTCCAAATTGGGATTGGCTAAAAGGCGTCACGCTGAAAGTCGCCGTTGCACACGGAACCGCAAATGCCAAGAAAATTTTGGAAAACATCAAAGCGGGCGGGAAATTCAGCGAATGTCAATTCATTGAATTCATGGCTTGCCCGGGTGGATGTCTCGGCGGCGGTGGTATGCCGATTCCAACGGACGAAAAGATACGTGCGGCTCGCGCTAAAGCGATCTACATGGAAGATGAGCGAAGCAGTGTCCGTAAATCATATGAA